The following proteins come from a genomic window of Bartonella apihabitans:
- a CDS encoding branched-chain amino acid aminotransferase: MTGSSTVLPFKIEKNTNPVSAEKRAELLKNPGFGRVFTDHMAVVQWSAGKGWHDAVITARKPFEIDPASAILHYGQEIFEGLKAYRAHDGRILLFRPEANAERFHNSAIRLAMPPVDKDVFLTAIKELVKIDRNWIPETPNSSLYLRPFMFANQAFLGVHPANEYIFSVIASPVGSYFKSGSTKPVSVWLDTEFSRAGPGGTGEAKCGGNYASSLLAQINAEKNGCDQVLFLDVVERKWIEELGGMNICFVMDDNRLITPKLDGTILHGVTRKSILQLAKDNGMKVEERSYSFDDLKKDAKSGHLKEVFACGTAAVITPIGVFKYEGGETVIGNGNGGEITQKLRDELIHIQKGEAKDPYGWVKTVKVD, translated from the coding sequence ATGACAGGTTCCAGTACTGTTCTTCCATTTAAAATAGAAAAAAACACAAATCCCGTTAGTGCTGAAAAGCGTGCGGAACTATTGAAGAATCCTGGATTTGGTCGGGTGTTTACCGACCACATGGCAGTGGTGCAATGGTCAGCAGGCAAAGGTTGGCACGACGCGGTTATAACTGCGCGCAAACCTTTCGAGATTGACCCGGCAAGTGCAATTCTACACTATGGTCAGGAAATCTTTGAAGGACTCAAAGCCTATCGCGCCCATGATGGTCGCATTCTCCTTTTTCGTCCGGAAGCAAATGCAGAACGCTTTCATAATTCGGCAATAAGATTGGCAATGCCACCGGTTGATAAGGATGTCTTCCTCACGGCAATAAAAGAACTTGTAAAAATAGACCGTAATTGGATTCCGGAAACACCCAACTCCAGTTTGTATCTACGTCCTTTCATGTTTGCCAATCAGGCCTTCTTAGGTGTTCATCCGGCCAATGAATATATTTTCAGTGTCATTGCTTCGCCAGTCGGTTCGTATTTCAAGAGCGGCTCGACAAAACCGGTCAGTGTTTGGCTTGATACCGAGTTCAGTCGCGCCGGCCCCGGTGGCACAGGTGAAGCAAAATGTGGCGGCAATTACGCCTCGAGTCTTCTTGCCCAAATCAACGCCGAAAAAAATGGCTGCGATCAGGTTCTGTTCCTTGACGTTGTCGAACGCAAATGGATTGAAGAATTGGGCGGTATGAATATCTGTTTTGTTATGGATGATAATCGCCTCATCACCCCTAAACTTGATGGAACAATTCTGCACGGCGTTACGAGGAAGTCGATTTTGCAGCTCGCCAAGGATAATGGTATGAAAGTCGAGGAACGCAGCTATTCCTTCGACGACCTCAAAAAAGACGCAAAAAGTGGCCACCTCAAAGAAGTGTTCGCATGCGGCACCGCTGCTGTGATAACCCCAATCGGAGTATTCAAATACGAAGGTGGCGAAACAGTTATCGGCAACGGAAATGGCGGCGAAATAACCCAGAAATTACGTGATGAGCTTATCCACATTCAAAAAGGTGAAGCAAAAGATCCCTATGGCTGGGTCAAGACTGTAAAAGTCGACTAA
- a CDS encoding ETC complex I subunit, producing the protein MVARIFSPAKTAMQSGKANTGFWVLQYEPNEAKMINSLMGYTSSADMKSQIKLTFETQEEAIAFATKNGIAYRVEEPHAITRKKVSYSDNFRNDRQVPWTH; encoded by the coding sequence ATGGTAGCGCGAATTTTCAGTCCGGCTAAAACAGCCATGCAATCCGGAAAGGCAAATACCGGTTTTTGGGTTCTTCAATATGAACCGAATGAAGCCAAGATGATTAACTCGTTAATGGGCTATACTTCATCGGCTGATATGAAGAGTCAGATCAAATTGACGTTTGAAACGCAGGAAGAAGCCATCGCTTTTGCTACAAAGAACGGCATTGCTTATCGTGTAGAAGAACCACATGCAATAACGCGCAAAAAAGTTTCTTACTCAGATAATTTCAGGAATGACCGTCAGGTTCCTTGGACTCATTGA
- a CDS encoding LL-diaminopimelate aminotransferase: MSEEFHKIRRLPPYVFEQVNRLKAAARAKGADIIDLGMGNPDLPTPQNIVDKLCEVVQDPRTHRYSASRGIPGLRRAQAKYYERRFGVKLDPNTQVIATLGSKEGFANMAQAITAPGDVVLCPNPTYPIHSFGFIMSGGVIRSMPAYPGEELLRALDRAVKHSIPKPIAVILNYPSNPTAYVADLDFYKEVVDFAKKNEIILLSDLAYAEIYFGDKEPPSVLQVPGAIDVAVEFTSMSKTFSMPGWRMGFAVGNERLIAALTRVKSYLDYGAFTPIQVAAAYALNGDGSDIAYVRSVYKKRRDVMVESFHRAGWDVPSPEATMFAWAPIPEQYKHLGSLEFSKLLIEKADVAVSPGIGFGEQGDDYVRIALVENEHRLRQAARNIKRFFSDEKNKAA, translated from the coding sequence ATGTCGGAAGAATTCCATAAAATTCGTCGTTTGCCGCCTTACGTATTCGAACAGGTTAACCGCCTGAAGGCAGCCGCGCGAGCGAAGGGGGCCGATATTATTGACCTCGGAATGGGGAATCCGGATTTGCCGACGCCGCAAAATATCGTCGATAAACTTTGCGAGGTTGTACAGGATCCTAGAACACACCGTTATTCCGCATCACGCGGCATTCCCGGATTAAGACGGGCACAAGCCAAATATTATGAACGCCGTTTCGGCGTAAAATTGGATCCCAATACGCAAGTCATTGCCACCTTGGGATCAAAAGAGGGGTTTGCCAATATGGCACAGGCAATTACAGCCCCCGGCGATGTTGTCTTGTGTCCGAACCCGACATATCCCATTCATTCCTTCGGTTTTATTATGTCCGGAGGAGTTATCCGCTCTATGCCGGCATATCCGGGTGAAGAATTGCTCCGTGCGCTTGATCGCGCTGTTAAGCATTCTATCCCCAAACCGATTGCTGTCATTCTGAATTACCCTTCCAATCCCACTGCCTATGTTGCGGATCTCGATTTTTATAAGGAAGTCGTTGATTTTGCCAAAAAGAACGAAATCATTCTGCTTTCTGACCTCGCTTATGCCGAGATTTATTTTGGCGACAAAGAGCCACCCTCAGTTTTACAGGTACCGGGTGCGATTGATGTTGCTGTCGAATTTACGTCGATGTCGAAAACCTTTTCGATGCCGGGTTGGCGCATGGGCTTTGCAGTGGGCAATGAGCGATTAATTGCTGCTTTGACGCGCGTCAAATCCTATCTTGATTACGGTGCATTTACACCAATTCAGGTTGCTGCGGCTTATGCATTGAACGGTGACGGATCGGATATTGCTTATGTGCGGTCGGTCTATAAAAAACGTCGTGATGTCATGGTCGAAAGTTTTCACCGTGCCGGATGGGACGTTCCTTCGCCTGAGGCGACTATGTTTGCGTGGGCTCCGATACCGGAGCAATACAAGCATCTGGGGTCACTTGAATTTTCAAAATTGCTCATCGAAAAAGCCGATGTTGCGGTTTCTCCCGGAATTGGATTTGGTGAGCAGGGAGATGATTATGTCCGCATTGCACTTGTCGAGAACGAGCACCGTTTAAGGCAGGCTGCCCGCAATATAAAGCGCTTCTTTTCTGACGAAAAAAACAAGGCAGCCTAA
- a CDS encoding D-Ala-D-Ala carboxypeptidase family metallohydrolase — MVALLLNIVQSLYDDTDIDANEIDSPSLYTLASVSIYGRSLPNGLKVARKDVEVSCLRPQLVAILKTIERRFNKPVIITSGYRSPSYNQKVNGAKRSMHMSCAAADIQVPDTNKWDVAKFVRALPNRGGVGTYCHQSIHVDVGPKRDWNWTCSAKN; from the coding sequence ATGGTGGCATTGTTATTAAACATCGTACAGAGTCTTTATGATGATACCGACATTGACGCAAACGAAATTGATTCGCCCTCGCTTTACACACTCGCGTCGGTCAGTATCTATGGTCGTTCGTTGCCAAATGGATTGAAAGTAGCCCGTAAAGATGTTGAAGTTTCATGCCTGAGACCTCAACTCGTAGCTATCCTGAAAACCATAGAACGACGCTTCAACAAGCCGGTTATTATAACATCCGGCTATCGTAGTCCGTCATACAATCAGAAAGTAAATGGCGCAAAACGCTCCATGCATATGTCCTGTGCAGCAGCGGATATACAGGTTCCCGACACAAATAAATGGGATGTCGCCAAATTTGTCCGCGCTTTGCCCAACCGCGGCGGCGTAGGCACCTATTGTCACCAATCAATCCATGTCGATGTGGGGCCAAAACGCGATTGGAATTGGACATGTTCAGCAAAAAATTAA
- the hdaA gene encoding DnaA regulatory inactivator HdaA: MNKRLEQLPLSLSHPTDFYKDDLVVTESNKAAYELIEHWPDWPMPIAVLVGPGGSGKTHFSTVWLNIADGIRIPASKLNEAITAIRSRKPVLIEDINNAAFDEVAFFHLINSVKQTRLADERVTLLITADTVPSGWDVKLEDLKSRLKSVTLAVLEQPDDQLLNSVAYKLFADRQISVDPAVIDYLISRCERSLFALGKAIEAIDRLALQRKSKVTKAIVAEIINSKSKAS; this comes from the coding sequence ATGAATAAAAGGTTGGAGCAATTACCGCTCTCACTTTCACATCCAACAGATTTCTACAAAGATGATCTTGTCGTAACAGAAAGCAACAAGGCCGCCTATGAGCTTATCGAGCACTGGCCGGACTGGCCGATGCCTATCGCTGTGCTTGTAGGCCCCGGTGGTTCGGGCAAAACGCATTTTTCGACTGTGTGGCTAAATATAGCTGATGGAATTCGGATTCCTGCAAGCAAGTTGAACGAAGCAATAACTGCAATAAGAAGCAGAAAACCTGTTCTCATAGAGGATATCAATAATGCGGCATTTGATGAAGTCGCATTTTTCCATCTCATAAATTCGGTCAAGCAAACCCGCTTGGCTGACGAGCGCGTTACGCTTCTAATAACGGCCGATACTGTGCCGTCAGGCTGGGATGTGAAGCTTGAGGATTTAAAAAGCAGACTGAAGTCGGTAACGTTAGCAGTTCTGGAGCAGCCGGACGATCAATTATTGAATTCCGTTGCGTATAAACTTTTTGCAGATCGGCAAATCAGTGTCGATCCGGCGGTGATAGACTATCTGATCAGCCGTTGCGAACGATCACTCTTTGCTTTAGGAAAAGCAATCGAGGCAATTGATCGTTTGGCACTTCAAAGGAAGAGTAAAGTTACCAAGGCCATTGTAGCTGAAATTATTAACAGCAAATCCAAGGCGTCTTGA
- a CDS encoding aldehyde dehydrogenase (NADP(+)), translating into MNITGELLINGSSHMGKDGQFQAIEAATGKHLPGTFGGATLVDLAQATEAAWKAFPVYRETDLEKRAAFLEKIAELIAATGDELIARTMAETGLPKARLEGERMRTVNQLKMFAREVRSAHFVDRRDDPADLNRKPQPKPGLIFRNIGIGPVAVFGASNFPYAFSVAGGDTAAALAAGCPVIVKAHPAHPGTSEVIGRCVQQAVAACHMPAGTFALLQTTEPEIAQKLVADPHIRAVGFTGSRKGGLVFMDIAAKRKQPIPVYAEMSSINPVLLLPGALEERGSEIGTSFINSLCMGAGQFCTNPGLVLAINGKGYDAFLNSAREATKAAVPQTMLTPHIAKAYRDGVEQLENNSKVSTIARGKPGSEFECQAALFEVSASDFIKDHRLEEEVFGSSSLIVKCNDKHDLIKVLEALEGQLTIAIHLTNSDNALANELMPLLEIMAGRLLINGFGTGVEVSPAMVHGEPFPSTSDGRSTSVGTAAIYRFLRPVCYQDFSENILPSLLK; encoded by the coding sequence ATGAATATTACCGGTGAATTACTCATTAATGGATCGTCGCATATGGGCAAAGATGGCCAGTTTCAGGCTATCGAAGCCGCAACAGGAAAACATTTGCCCGGAACATTCGGTGGAGCGACCCTGGTAGACCTCGCACAAGCCACAGAAGCCGCATGGAAAGCATTTCCCGTCTATCGCGAAACAGATCTTGAGAAACGCGCTGCTTTTTTGGAAAAAATTGCCGAGCTTATTGCAGCAACCGGCGACGAATTGATTGCGCGTACAATGGCAGAAACCGGCCTGCCAAAAGCCCGTCTCGAAGGGGAACGCATGCGTACTGTCAATCAGTTAAAAATGTTCGCACGTGAGGTACGTTCAGCGCATTTTGTTGACCGGCGCGATGATCCGGCAGATTTGAACCGAAAACCCCAACCAAAACCCGGTTTGATATTCCGCAATATCGGAATTGGACCGGTTGCCGTTTTTGGAGCTTCAAATTTTCCTTACGCATTTTCTGTCGCCGGTGGCGATACCGCTGCTGCTCTTGCCGCAGGCTGTCCGGTTATTGTCAAAGCCCATCCTGCCCATCCGGGCACTTCAGAAGTTATAGGACGTTGCGTACAACAAGCTGTTGCGGCATGTCATATGCCAGCGGGTACTTTTGCATTACTACAAACAACAGAACCGGAAATTGCGCAAAAACTCGTTGCAGACCCTCATATCCGTGCTGTCGGTTTCACAGGTTCACGTAAAGGTGGCCTTGTTTTTATGGATATTGCTGCAAAACGCAAACAACCAATTCCTGTTTACGCTGAAATGAGCAGCATCAATCCGGTATTGTTGTTACCAGGAGCGCTGGAGGAACGTGGAAGCGAAATCGGTACTTCTTTTATCAATTCGCTGTGCATGGGAGCAGGCCAGTTTTGTACAAATCCGGGTTTGGTTTTGGCTATTAACGGGAAAGGATATGACGCATTTTTAAATAGCGCCAGAGAGGCTACAAAGGCAGCCGTCCCGCAAACAATGCTCACACCACACATAGCAAAAGCTTATCGCGACGGCGTAGAACAACTGGAAAACAATTCTAAAGTATCGACAATTGCCCGCGGTAAACCGGGCAGTGAATTTGAGTGTCAAGCCGCACTTTTCGAAGTGTCTGCATCGGACTTCATCAAAGATCATCGTCTGGAAGAGGAAGTTTTCGGTTCGTCCAGTCTCATTGTCAAATGTAATGACAAACATGACCTTATTAAGGTTCTGGAAGCTCTTGAAGGTCAATTGACAATCGCCATACATCTGACCAACTCCGATAATGCTCTCGCAAATGAGTTGATGCCACTGCTCGAAATTATGGCCGGACGACTTTTGATCAATGGTTTTGGAACCGGTGTTGAAGTATCACCTGCTATGGTTCACGGCGAACCGTTCCCGTCGACTTCTGATGGAAGGTCAACATCCGTCGGCACAGCCGCGATTTATCGTTTCTTGCGTCCTGTTTGCTATCAAGACTTCTCCGAGAATATTCTGCCTTCTCTTTTGAAGTGA
- a CDS encoding antibiotic biosynthesis monooxygenase gives MYIAMNRFTVFKTKEEDFRRRWKDRQSRLAELPGFVEFQLLRCDTDTSDNSILYASHTVWKSKEDFVRWTKSEQFRDAHKNAGESSGFYVHGPKFEGFESVI, from the coding sequence ATGTATATTGCAATGAATCGTTTCACCGTTTTCAAGACAAAAGAGGAAGACTTCAGAAGAAGGTGGAAAGATCGTCAGTCCCGGTTGGCGGAGTTGCCCGGGTTTGTTGAATTCCAATTATTACGTTGCGACACAGATACATCTGACAATTCTATATTATATGCATCTCATACGGTTTGGAAATCGAAAGAAGATTTTGTCCGCTGGACCAAATCCGAACAGTTCAGAGATGCACATAAAAATGCGGGCGAGTCTAGCGGATTTTATGTTCATGGGCCAAAGTTTGAAGGTTTTGAATCTGTAATCTGA